In Reinekea thalattae, a genomic segment contains:
- a CDS encoding chemotaxis protein CheA: protein MGFEADDEILQDFLVEAGEILEQLSEQLVTLENTPDDKDLLNAIFRGFHTVKGGAGFLQLTELVDCCHVAENVFDTLRNGLRSVDADLMDYVLSALDSVNGMFSQVQNGEALTPAEPELLEKLHHYAKPESETGTTPPPAPEPTQAAAPEPEQAEPEQPAAETSVEAGQPGEDITDTEFEQLLNAITPDGSANSAEPSVGSDSDDEITDDEFEALLDQLHGKGKMSQNPSEPEAVKEQMGEPVASTPAPESAPAKEKTSSDEITEDEFEALLDELHGKGKFGADAAPTPAPTNNAPAAPAPAAKPAAPAAPAKPAAPAAASKPADAKPSAPAPAKAAAKAPAPSSQDTTVRVDTQRLDDIMNMVGELVLVRNRLVRLGGELENETLQKAVANLNVVTADLQTSVMKTRMQPIKKVFGRFPRVVRDLARNLKKEINLELVGEETDLDKNLVDALADPLVHLVRNSVDHGVELPEIREEKGKPRTGKIVLSAAQEGDHILLTIKDDGGGMDPDKLRAIAVKRGVMDQDAADRLSNSECFNLIFAPGFSTKDVISDVSGRGVGMDVVKTKISQLNGTIDIDSVMNVGTTISIKVPLTLAIMPTLMVMLEDQAFALPLVSVNEIFHLDLSQTNVVDNQEVVLVRGKPIPLYYLKRWLINDQAYANVENIEGHVVVVSVGTQSVGFVVDQLVGQEEVVIKPLGEMLQGTDGMAGATITGDGRIALILDIPSLLKAHVKK from the coding sequence ATGGGCTTCGAAGCAGATGATGAAATCCTTCAGGACTTTCTCGTTGAGGCGGGTGAGATTCTTGAGCAGTTATCAGAACAGCTGGTAACCCTTGAGAATACGCCAGACGATAAAGATCTGTTGAATGCGATATTCAGGGGCTTTCATACTGTTAAAGGTGGTGCTGGGTTCTTACAGCTGACAGAGTTGGTTGATTGCTGTCATGTTGCGGAGAATGTGTTTGATACCTTACGTAATGGTCTTAGATCAGTAGATGCTGATCTAATGGATTATGTATTAAGTGCATTGGATTCGGTAAATGGCATGTTCTCTCAAGTGCAAAATGGTGAGGCACTGACCCCTGCCGAGCCTGAACTGCTTGAAAAGCTGCATCACTACGCTAAGCCAGAATCCGAAACCGGTACTACGCCACCACCGGCGCCTGAGCCTACTCAAGCTGCTGCGCCAGAACCAGAGCAGGCGGAGCCAGAGCAACCAGCGGCAGAAACCTCAGTAGAAGCGGGCCAGCCTGGTGAAGATATTACTGATACTGAGTTTGAGCAGTTATTAAACGCCATTACTCCAGACGGTAGTGCAAACAGCGCTGAACCATCTGTTGGTAGCGATTCTGATGATGAAATTACCGATGATGAGTTTGAAGCCTTGCTCGATCAGTTGCATGGCAAAGGTAAGATGTCACAAAACCCATCAGAGCCTGAGGCAGTAAAAGAGCAAATGGGTGAGCCCGTTGCATCGACGCCGGCACCGGAGTCTGCACCAGCGAAAGAAAAAACCAGCAGTGATGAAATTACTGAAGACGAATTTGAAGCCTTATTAGACGAATTACACGGTAAAGGTAAATTTGGTGCTGACGCTGCACCTACGCCAGCGCCTACTAATAACGCACCGGCTGCGCCTGCTCCGGCAGCAAAACCTGCGGCACCCGCAGCGCCAGCCAAACCCGCCGCACCAGCAGCAGCTTCTAAGCCAGCGGATGCTAAACCGAGTGCGCCAGCGCCAGCTAAAGCCGCCGCAAAAGCACCAGCGCCATCCAGTCAAGATACAACGGTGCGTGTTGATACGCAGCGCCTTGACGACATTATGAATATGGTCGGCGAGCTTGTCTTAGTGCGTAACCGTTTGGTGCGCTTGGGCGGTGAGCTAGAAAACGAAACGCTGCAAAAAGCAGTTGCGAACCTCAATGTGGTGACGGCTGATCTGCAAACTTCGGTGATGAAAACCCGAATGCAGCCGATCAAGAAGGTGTTTGGTCGATTCCCTCGTGTTGTTCGAGATCTAGCGCGTAACCTGAAAAAAGAAATTAACTTAGAGTTGGTTGGTGAAGAAACCGACTTAGATAAAAACCTAGTGGATGCCTTGGCCGATCCGCTTGTCCACCTTGTGAGAAACTCGGTTGACCACGGTGTTGAGCTACCTGAAATCCGTGAAGAGAAAGGCAAGCCGCGCACCGGTAAAATTGTTCTTTCTGCAGCCCAAGAGGGTGATCACATCCTATTGACCATCAAAGATGATGGCGGTGGTATGGATCCGGATAAACTTCGAGCCATTGCTGTTAAACGTGGCGTTATGGATCAGGATGCGGCAGATCGACTATCGAACTCAGAATGTTTTAACTTAATTTTTGCTCCAGGCTTTAGTACTAAAGATGTGATTTCTGACGTCTCTGGTCGAGGCGTGGGTATGGATGTTGTTAAAACCAAGATTTCACAGTTGAACGGCACCATCGATATCGACTCGGTGATGAATGTCGGTACCACAATCAGTATTAAAGTGCCGTTAACGTTGGCGATTATGCCAACGCTTATGGTGATGTTGGAAGATCAAGCCTTCGCGCTGCCGTTGGTCAGTGTGAATGAAATTTTCCATTTGGATTTGTCGCAAACCAATGTGGTTGATAATCAGGAAGTTGTGTTGGTTCGTGGTAAGCCAATCCCTCTGTATTACTTGAAGCGCTGGTTAATTAATGATCAAGCCTATGCCAATGTTGAAAATATAGAGGGTCACGTTGTTGTTGTTTCTGTGGGTACTCAAAGTGTGGGCTTTGTGGTTGATCAATTAGTTGGTCAAGAAGAGGTAGTTATTAAGCCACTTGGTGAAATGCTTCAAGGAACGGATGGTATGGCAGGTGCTACTATTACTGGTGATGGCCGTATTGCTTTGATTCTTGATATTCCAAGCCTATTAAAAGCACACGTAAAAAAATAA
- a CDS encoding MotA/TolQ/ExbB proton channel family protein produces the protein MIAIFGLLLAWLALYGSLMLEGHSLAVLSDSNAALFVLGGCVASGLIHFRLTTWQLVWRLFPAIFWFQDRNQKVVAQQLVEWAQQVRRDGYVSLDAQSSQQTDEFLRFGLQLVADGVQPHSLKQSLNARIQSREAQWLLVASFFDALAYYAICIGVLGSLIDGAFYLDTSLSQGWQSLHSLITVFTPVIYGIALSTVFLKPVAGKFRSESLIHRQFESMVLDGFVAIAEGESPIVMQRRLDEY, from the coding sequence ATGATCGCAATTTTCGGATTGCTTTTAGCCTGGCTGGCGTTATATGGCAGCCTTATGCTAGAAGGCCATTCATTAGCTGTATTGTCCGACTCCAACGCCGCCTTGTTCGTTCTCGGTGGCTGTGTCGCCAGTGGTTTGATCCATTTTAGATTGACCACGTGGCAACTCGTTTGGCGTCTCTTCCCAGCAATTTTTTGGTTCCAAGATCGAAACCAAAAGGTTGTTGCACAGCAGTTGGTAGAGTGGGCTCAACAGGTTCGCCGTGATGGTTATGTCAGTTTGGATGCGCAATCTAGCCAGCAGACGGACGAATTCCTTCGCTTTGGCCTACAGTTGGTCGCCGACGGTGTTCAGCCTCATAGCCTAAAGCAAAGTTTGAACGCTCGTATTCAATCCCGAGAAGCGCAATGGCTTTTGGTCGCCAGTTTCTTTGACGCATTGGCCTATTACGCAATCTGTATTGGCGTGCTGGGCTCGTTGATTGATGGTGCTTTTTATCTGGATACTTCATTAAGCCAAGGTTGGCAGAGTTTGCACTCGCTAATCACTGTATTCACGCCTGTTATTTATGGCATTGCACTGTCTACGGTATTTCTAAAACCTGTTGCGGGTAAATTTCGTTCAGAGTCTCTTATTCATCGCCAGTTTGAAAGTATGGTGTTGGATGGGTTTGTCGCGATTGCAGAAGGCGAAAGCCCGATAGTGATGCAGCGCAGGTTAGATGAGTATTAA
- a CDS encoding ParA family protein — MRIWSVANQKGGVGKTTSTVSIGALLAEQGYRVLLFDLDPQGSLTSYFGLDPDEVSPSAYDLFMHQGNIKADLVKPILVDTPVEGMKIIPASTALATLERNASKQDGRGLVVSKTLASLWDDFDFAIIDTPPLLGVLLINSLAACQKLLVPVQTEFLAIKGLERMVNTIQMVMKSQRREMDYMVIPTMFDRRTQASVKSLHTLREQHAGNIWQSAIPVDTKLRDASRLGKAISQLDPDSRSARAYTQLVKNLMETSN; from the coding sequence ATGAGAATTTGGTCTGTAGCAAATCAAAAGGGCGGGGTCGGTAAAACAACCTCGACTGTTTCGATTGGCGCGCTTCTCGCGGAGCAGGGCTATCGCGTTCTTTTGTTTGATCTTGATCCACAAGGGTCGCTAACGAGTTATTTTGGTTTAGATCCTGATGAAGTATCTCCCAGCGCTTACGATCTGTTTATGCATCAAGGCAATATCAAAGCCGACTTAGTCAAGCCTATCTTGGTTGATACGCCGGTTGAGGGGATGAAAATAATTCCAGCCTCTACTGCTTTGGCAACCTTAGAAAGAAATGCCAGTAAACAGGATGGTCGAGGCTTGGTGGTTTCTAAAACCTTGGCTAGCCTGTGGGATGACTTTGATTTTGCCATTATTGATACGCCACCGTTGCTGGGTGTTCTGTTAATTAATTCATTGGCGGCCTGTCAGAAATTATTAGTGCCGGTACAAACTGAATTCCTAGCAATAAAGGGTTTAGAAAGAATGGTAAACACCATTCAGATGGTGATGAAATCGCAGCGCCGAGAAATGGACTACATGGTTATTCCGACGATGTTTGACCGCCGAACTCAAGCGTCAGTGAAAAGTTTGCATACATTACGCGAGCAGCATGCCGGCAATATTTGGCAGTCTGCTATTCCTGTCGATACTAAATTACGCGATGCCAGCCGATTAGGTAAAGCGATTAGCCAGCTAGATCCAGACTCTCGCAGTGCCAGAGCCTATACTCAATTGGTTAAGAATTTAATGGAAACATCGAACTGA
- a CDS encoding chemotaxis protein CheW, producing MNRDKLTPDTEVLTQTAGSRLAVMSYLDDMLHEATTQAEEEEWVDDSILALTIVKPESAPVAQPETVEQVEEPAVQADQEPVEELSAQAFEALHEPEELVAELEPETFVAPEPVEPEVELQAEPEQSIEESHVAEFDMAPEPESEAALEAEPQAVEAELAEQDLSDEWLLDPEVQAKANRQLATPQAEPLAAVEMEPEAVVEQPAVEQPVVEPQVDVIETPAAIETPQVEAFVVTPEPIVTEPEVAEPVDYIDPEEDFDIAGVDLQAASAVPSWQENGQPEWGQSRFDCLVFTVNGLKLAVPLVLLGNIHPLDRELTYLYDQPDWFLGLLPIHQGRNIRVVNTTALVMPEKCTEDDKDNLKFAVSMHNSDWALGADSIEGSISLDPEIVKWRSNRTSRPWLAGTVTSEMCALIDIDGFAGILKG from the coding sequence ATGAACAGAGATAAGCTCACACCAGATACAGAAGTACTGACACAAACCGCAGGCAGTCGCCTGGCGGTGATGTCGTATTTGGATGACATGCTACATGAAGCGACGACCCAGGCAGAAGAAGAGGAATGGGTTGACGATTCTATACTGGCGTTGACGATTGTTAAGCCGGAGTCGGCGCCTGTGGCGCAGCCAGAAACAGTCGAGCAGGTCGAAGAGCCCGCTGTGCAAGCTGATCAGGAACCTGTGGAAGAGCTAAGCGCACAGGCTTTCGAAGCATTACACGAGCCTGAAGAACTTGTTGCTGAGCTAGAACCTGAAACATTTGTAGCACCAGAGCCAGTTGAGCCTGAAGTCGAATTACAGGCAGAGCCAGAGCAGTCAATTGAAGAGTCGCATGTCGCTGAATTTGACATGGCCCCTGAACCGGAGTCGGAAGCTGCATTAGAAGCAGAACCACAGGCTGTCGAAGCTGAACTAGCAGAGCAAGATCTGTCAGATGAGTGGTTGTTAGACCCTGAAGTTCAAGCTAAGGCGAATCGCCAGTTAGCGACACCTCAAGCTGAGCCATTGGCCGCCGTTGAGATGGAACCAGAAGCCGTTGTTGAGCAGCCTGCTGTTGAACAACCTGTAGTTGAGCCGCAGGTTGATGTTATAGAGACGCCGGCAGCTATAGAGACACCGCAGGTTGAAGCCTTCGTTGTAACGCCTGAGCCAATAGTAACGGAACCAGAAGTCGCCGAGCCGGTCGATTATATCGACCCAGAAGAAGATTTTGATATTGCTGGAGTTGACTTACAAGCTGCTTCGGCCGTGCCTAGCTGGCAAGAAAACGGCCAGCCAGAGTGGGGACAAAGTCGGTTTGATTGTCTAGTCTTTACTGTGAATGGGCTAAAGCTCGCTGTGCCACTGGTATTGCTGGGCAATATTCACCCGCTGGATCGTGAGTTGACCTATCTTTACGACCAACCCGATTGGTTTTTGGGTTTGTTGCCGATCCATCAGGGGCGCAATATTCGAGTCGTAAATACAACGGCTTTGGTGATGCCAGAAAAATGCACGGAAGACGATAAGGATAATTTGAAGTTTGCGGTCAGTATGCACAACTCAGATTGGGCGTTGGGTGCAGACTCTATTGAAGGCTCTATTTCGTTAGACCCTGAAATTGTTAAATGGCGTTCTAACCGGACTTCGCGGCCATGGCTTGCAGGTACTGTAACGTCAGAGATGTGTGCATTGATCGACATCGACGGCTTTGCCGGGATATTAAAAGGTTAA
- a CDS encoding protein-glutamate methylesterase/protein-glutamine glutaminase, whose translation MSIKVLIVDDSSFFRQQIKTIINSDARLRVVGEAANGREAIEKAEKLKPDVITMDYEMPMMDGITAVREIMKQHPTPILMFSSLTLQGARVTLDALDAGAVDFLPKSYERVSGNTDSLKKVLIEKLITIAKPSTASRSGLTTSTTPPPSRPSSSAKKYPQRFELVMIGTSTGGPVALQKVLTQLPANFPTPILLIQHMPGSFTGAFAARLDSQCQINVKEAEDGDTIQPGTAYLAPGGMQMMLTAKNKLKVLEGDARLNYKPSVDLTFGSATKYYGKNVLAIVMTGMGADGREGARLLKQSNNVIWAQEGSTCVIDGMPSAIVKADLADEVVPLQDIPQRMVTVVS comes from the coding sequence ATGTCGATTAAGGTTTTAATCGTCGATGATTCATCTTTCTTTCGCCAGCAAATTAAAACCATAATCAACTCCGATGCGAGACTTCGAGTTGTTGGTGAAGCTGCAAATGGGCGAGAGGCAATTGAAAAGGCTGAAAAGCTTAAGCCAGATGTAATCACAATGGATTACGAAATGCCGATGATGGATGGCATCACCGCAGTTCGTGAAATCATGAAGCAGCATCCCACCCCGATTTTGATGTTTTCTTCGCTAACACTACAAGGCGCGCGAGTAACGCTCGATGCATTAGATGCTGGTGCAGTTGATTTCCTGCCTAAAAGTTATGAGCGAGTTTCGGGTAATACCGATTCGTTAAAGAAAGTTTTAATTGAAAAGCTGATTACCATTGCTAAACCATCAACGGCATCTCGTTCTGGTTTAACAACATCCACTACGCCGCCGCCAAGTCGTCCTAGCAGCAGTGCTAAAAAGTATCCGCAGCGTTTTGAATTAGTGATGATTGGTACCTCAACTGGCGGTCCTGTGGCATTACAAAAGGTACTTACGCAGCTGCCTGCTAATTTCCCAACACCTATTTTGCTAATTCAACATATGCCAGGCTCTTTCACTGGCGCTTTTGCAGCTCGCTTGGATAGTCAGTGCCAAATTAATGTCAAAGAAGCGGAAGATGGCGATACTATTCAGCCTGGAACCGCTTATTTGGCACCCGGTGGCATGCAAATGATGCTGACTGCGAAAAATAAGTTGAAGGTATTGGAAGGCGATGCGCGACTAAACTATAAGCCTTCGGTTGACCTAACCTTTGGCAGTGCCACCAAATACTATGGCAAAAACGTACTTGCCATTGTTATGACGGGCATGGGAGCTGACGGTCGCGAAGGCGCTCGTTTGTTAAAGCAGTCTAATAATGTTATTTGGGCTCAAGAAGGCAGTACTTGCGTTATTGATGGCATGCCATCTGCAATAGTTAAAGCAGACTTAGCAGATGAAGTCGTTCCGCTACAAGATATACCGCAACGTATGGTCACCGTGGTGTCCTAG